The region AACAGACCCTCCCAGGTGGGGAAATAGGTGCCCTTGAACAGAGTGTGCTCGAGAATTCCCTCCACGCCGCCCAGCGCTTGGATCATATCCGTGCGATAGTTGTTCAGGTTCCACAACTTGCCGTCGTGGCGTTGATGGGTCCACCAGAAGGGGTTTTGCTTCAGCACCTGGTACTGCTTGAACTCGGTGCGTATGCGCCAGCCCTTGTCATAGGCCAGAGTGTGGCGGTCCTTCTGGAAAAGCGTGTTGATCCGAGGAATACCCCGATCCCAGCTGTCCTCGAGGTCCTCCAGCGTGAGGCGACGGTTCTGAGCATTTGCCTCCTGGCGCTTCAGCGCATACTCCGCCCAGACGCGCTGCGAATCGATAAACTCACTCTCCCACGGCTGAATGTACCGATACAGATTCGGAATAAGCTGATCCTCGTCATGGGACATGCCTTCAAATGAAAATCCAAAGGCATTAGGAAAAAATCATCACTTGGACACATTCAAATTGAACCTACCCGATCGGAAGTGGGTTATTCCCACATCCGTCTGCTTGGACCAGCGCAGATCGGATTGCGGAATGAGAACGTGGCCCATGCTCAACATGCCGAGACCTCCCAGCTCCTTTGGAGTGTAGAACACGACGGGTGGAAAGCGCGAGGGCATTTTCGAGTTAAGGCCAATCTTGATGCGCGTCTGAATCTTGTTTTCACACTTGACCAGTAGATCCAGCAACTCCTGGGTATTGACAACAGCCTCGCGGAAGTACGTCATCAGGCCAATGAGGGCCGTGTTCCATTTGTTAACAATCTGAAGAGCAATAGAACCGTTCAAACCGTCCAAGCCGTACAGTTCTAGTACTCCGAGTCTAAAATAGTTACCTTTGTAAACGTGGTGGAACCGGAAGCCATCAAGATCTGACGCACCCGATTGTGGAAGCGTCCCAGCGATTCATCGTCCACACGCAGGAAGCATTGAGCTGTGCGCTCCTTGGTTATTTCGTTCTGCAGATTCCACACGCCATCGCGATGTGTGAACTCTTCGTTTTGGGTGCGACACTACGTGAAGAAAAGTCAATTAATAGCTGAACCTGGATTATGGATTGGAGCTATAGGAACCTTTGGCAAGATTCGACACTCAAAGCCGCTCATGTTGAACAGCAAGTTCGGATTGTCCTTGGAATAGACCGAAACAAAGGTGCTTTCCCAGCCAATGGTGGTAACAGAGCGCGGCAAGCGGTTCTTAATGTCCCAGAAGACGGCGCGGCCTCTGCAAATACATAAGAAATTACATAAGACACTTCTCTAAAAGTATTTTTGTACTTGGAAAACTAACAGATTGACGTCGTGTTTCATTAAACGCATACGAGCATCGCGGGGCCAGcatttcttgttgttgtagcCGACAATGTTTTCATTGTTGGGATCGGGATGCTCGGTGAGATACCGCTGGATGAGGTCTCGCGCCTCCTCCGCCGAGAATCTGAAAAACAAGTGTATGCGATCGACGTAGCGACAATACAGCCGAATAGGATGTGCCGTCTCCGTGACTGCGTCCTGAAAGGTAAGAAAATCATTGGGCATTTGCGGAGGGCCGGCCATCTCGCTGGATCGATGCAGGCCCAGCACCAGGAGGTCCAGAACCAAGCCATAGTATTGCGTTATGAACGAGGAGAACTGCAGGCCACGGATGATGCCATAACTGTTGGTGTGGTTCATGTCCTTGTAGTTGATCACAACATTGTTCTTCGCCGTCATATAATCGGCGATATTATGGTCCACGATCAGGCGCAGAAGACGGTTAAGCAGGGTCAAGTCAATCTTCTCGTATAGCTTCTCAAAGCGCGACTCCAGCAGCACATTGCATTCGCCCTCGCCCACATCCCAGACCTCCTGAAGATTGTTGATGCCTAGATGAAGGAAAATAAAATCGTTCTTGCTTTAGGCCAGGGCTAGCTTCACCttcgcttttgttttcgttcACATGATCATTATCTGAGAGTGTAGGTGTGGGATTCAACTTTGGCGTGAGGTTTGCAACAAGGGGATGATCAAATGCATATCACTTTGCCACAAATCACACACCCAAAATGTCCACAGTCTGGATTCCTGGATACCCAGTTATCCGGGatataaaaacttttttcttATCTAGCTTCTACCTTGACACCACTTATAGGCCAGGAGCGGCGGAGGCTCTGTGTCGCTGGGCTTGATCCAGGGGGGAAACAGCCTCCGCTTGTCTGCCTCGTACCAGAGGTACTGGTCGAGATATGCGTCCGTGATCTTCTCCAGCGGTTCCACCTCATACACGGGTATCAGATGGCTGTACAGGTCCATGAACTCAATCCCCACCTGTAATCGAAGTCAAAATCTATAGATCGAAGATCAATCGATCAAGAAATTGCTGTGACAAACCTCTTTGAAAGCCCGCTGCGTCAGCAGATGGCGCTTGATACGAGACAATGCCTCGTGAGGATTATCGTAGGCTTGTTCGATGAGACCAAGCTCCTCACGCTGGCTTTGATTCAAGCGCGACTTCACGCTGTAGGCCTCCTTTAGTCGCTCGAGTGCAAGGATCAGCAATTTTGTGTCGTGCTTGTAGGACAGCGGAGGGAATGGGATGGGCGCAAAGCGACGTGACTCCAGCCAGTGCACTGTGGTGGTGTAGATGGCCACCGCCTCCTCTGGCGATATGTATGGACCATCCTTGAGGTAGTTGTGTTGTCTTTCCTGCTCCGCCTTCAGGTAGAGACGAGTGAGGCGGCCCAGATTCTTCTTACATACGGTCTTATCCACGGTAGCACCTCGTCGGATGCGCTCTCGGTTGTAGTGGGCCGTGTTTGTCCACCAGTCCGCCTTCATTTTCACATAGCGGAGGATCATATTCTCGATGGGTATGGGGAGGCCGGGTACCTTCCACGGAATGTTGGCTTTCCAGCAGCGCCAAGCCTCCGACAGATGCTGCAGAATGGTGCGAGCCTTGTTTTGCTTAATGCCCTCAGGCATCATGTCCACGATGTCGTGCATAACAGAGGCTCGCAGCTCCAGATCGAAGTGCGACTCGACGCGCTGCTTGGTCACGGTTTTGGCTACGCCCTTGGAGTGGCGTCCTTCGAACTGACGAGACAGCAGATTTCCCAGCCAACGTTCCAGCAGGGGAGTGATGCCGCGCATAAAGAACAGCCACACCCGCCATCCGGGTGCCCAGAAACCACAACCGGGTCCCTTGCCCACGGGTCCCGTATTAAAGCGGTAGTAGATCAAATGCTTCAGATCCTTGCACATTCTTATCTGCCTCATCAGCTTGTACTTATAACGATACATGCCAGTGAGCTGACCGACATGCGCGAATATGTACTGCAGGCCATCGGATAGCTGGAAAGCATCCACATTATTCAAGCGATACTGCACGTGGGAGTCGATGATGAGCTTGGTCAGACGCAGGATCTCTCGGCACAAATGAAACGCTAAAATACAGAAAACACACTCCAATCAATCTGATATATCCTATAGATAATCCTATAGAGTTGCGAGTATCCCAACAACTTACCGTTGCCGAAACGTGACTTTTTGCGCTCTTTGGTAGTCAATGTCTTGACCGGCTTCAAGTTGAAATTATAGTCCAGATGCAAATAGTTAAGATTTTTGCGATGAATCAAGAGATTTAGCATGTTGTATCCCTGACGGCACACCTGCAATCCAGCCTCAACCCAATCCAACGTGGTGGTCTGGAAGAACTTTGTGGCCTTGAAGGACCGGAACAGGTATCTGCAAATGAGAATATATATTGGAATATGACTATGTCTTGCTACCAGCAACAGCTTTGAGTCTGTCAAGAACGGTGCCTTCACGGAAGGATAAACACGAACATCGAACGATCGACTCGGCTGAGGAGATTCATGCATTGTACCCTCCGGAAccgattttaattgaaatatatatcttACCGTTTCTTTTGCGGCTTGGGCTTTCGGTGCTTCAGAGCATTTAGTACATAATATTTCAGCAATTTCTGATAGCTGACGCGCACTTTTACCGGATGGCCAGGTGGACAGTGCTCCTTGTACCAGCACTTGACCAACGGCACATCAATGGCTCGACGGGAGCGACCGGAACGCATGTTGAAAGGGCGCGGAGCCCATAGCAAAGCAATTCCATTGGCGGTGTTGTCGGTGTAAAGCGGCGTGTCCTGCAGGAACGGCTGCACTTCATCCGGGAGCGTAAAGTCCTCATCGTCATCAGGCAGGGGTTCCTGCAGCTTGGAATTTACATTGCGATGCGAAATGGGATTGATGAGCGGATCAAAGTAAAACGCAGGCAAATCGGGATCTTCAGTCTTGATGTAGACCACGTTGGGTGTGTGATACCTGAAAGTAAAACATAAACATGCGAAATTAATTAATGCGAAATAGTAAAATCTTTGCGGAGAATCCTAGAAGCATTCTCGCCCTTTTCCAGTGTATGCAAGTATCAGCAGCAACGATTTATGCTGTTCAATCATCACGAACATATTCATTGCAACTCCCTTTAATCGCTAAATTAGTAGTAAGCTGGGAGTGTTTCGTTTATCTACCGCGATGCGAAACGTTTCCAGTGAAGTTCTCAACTGGCAACGCATCAAGCAACGCGCAAATTCAGTAGTTGCACAGATACCCATTCCCTCTCTCCCACTTACTTACCAGCTTAGATGCACAAAGTGCGGCATATTGTTGTACAGGTAGGGAAAAGCAATACGATACTCCGTGCGAATTGGTTGGCGGATGATCACCTTATTTATGTCGTTGAACTCGTTCCAGTCCTCATCGCTGGAAGGAAAAACGGGTTTAAGCAAGGACCAAGATGTGGCGTTGGAAATGCCTTCGTTACCCAACATTATTATCCTTGATGAGTGGCTCGAATTTGGGCCCGCCCGGTATAGCCATGTTCAGAGCCTTCGCGGTAAAGAAACTCTTCGGGTCAAATAGGTAAAAGAAGTTGTTATCGACCAGGTCCGTGAGCAACTGGTTCGCCAGGCGATAAAGAGTAGCCAATTGAGGCAGGGACAGATTCCACTTGCGGTAGGTAGACCCATTCACATAGCTGGAATGGTGGTCAGAATGGCGCAGCGGTATTACACGATACGGAATCAATTTACTTAGGATAGAACTCACGGCGTGTCTACGAGGGGACGATGGTCGTAGAACCATTTGTACACGGCATTGTCTTCATCATTATCGAGCTCAATTTGAATGGCTTCCAATGGCTCCACATCCAGTACGTTGTCCGCATAGTCCAGCGGTGGTTCTTCATCGTCAAACGGCGGAAATCGCATACGCTTGAAGTGGCGACGATCACGCTTCTCGCGACGCATCATTATCCACATTGTTCTGGTGAGAAAATCATTTTTGATATGAGCATAAATCCCATTTAGGAAATCGAATACGTCTTACCCCCACTGAGCAATGTAAACCGGCTCAATAACCCATGGTATTTCGTTAACAAAGGTTATGGCACCAGTGATATGGTACAGCACCTGTACGTCCCGGATCTGCTCCCATGGCATGGGCATATTTTCCAGCAGCTTCAGCACTGCATGTGGCATGTACTTCAGAGCGCCCAAATAAACCCGCTTGTCATGGCGATACTTGCGCGAGGTCATGTCACCATGATCGCGTATAATTTTTCTTATATGCTCCGGCGGCATGTCTTCCTTCTGTGTGTCGACGAAGCCGAACTTTCGCTTCTCAGCGAAACGCTTGGACTGCAGATTTTGCCACTTTAGCGCCTTCTCCTGCAGTTTATCCTCCGTAAGTATGTCCGGCTTTGGCGTGGGAATTTGCCCCAGCCCAGACTGCCCCTGGCCTGCGGCCGGAATTGGTATGCCATTAGAATGGCCGCTGGCTGGCGGTAAGGGTGCTCCTGGTGGTGGTATTTGTTGTATCTGGTTGGccatctgctgctgcgcaTGCAATTGTGCCTGCTGTGCGTGTGCAGCCGCGTATGCCTGCTGGGCCATCAATTGAGCGGCCCATGCATTTTGTGGTATCATGTACGGCGGAATGGACATCTTTTAGTTGCATGCAATGCCCAGTCCTGTTCGTTCGGTAAAGGATAGAACATTTAGTATGACACAAATGCACATGTACTTATGTACACGTTTTCTCAGAGCGAAACGTCGatgccgccgccaccagcGGCTTTTGCAATTTTCACCACGCAGAAATGCCACAAAAGTGTGGTTTTAAACACAAATTTTAGTCTTAAATGAAAAGAGACACTCTTCCCAAGCCGGCACTTACCCAGATTACACCTTCAATTTACTGCTTCACCaacaattaattaacaattaacaATTTTCCCGGTTTTGCAAAATTTTTTTCAATGCGGCAGCCATTTCTAGTgcgaccgcggatttatcgttaaaaattatacggtccgacccttcgaaaaataccaaaacataccgtcttactttaaaaatataccgtaaatatactgacgagctcaagttctattatacatattcctcgtttttgatcttctgtggaacattaattgctatatagaacatttatccatgcccacatagttttatccaattaattcatcaattttgtatttaactggcttattttaactacttgcttttattgcattttgcgtaaaaaaggttttagcgaaaaaggtcaaacaaatgaaacttAATAAAACCtaagagaaaaatcgttccaattgctcaatttctttattccgttgaataatgctgcctaactaaaacccttagttctgcccacataattttagcccattgatgaataaattttctacacaattggttagtttttagtacttacttttgttgtattttgtcTAAAAAAAGGCATAAACAAAacagttcaacaaaaaaaaaacagtagcaatgttgctggtatttgaagacatgatgcgtgtatagccTTTGTACACCATATTTCGTTAATTTCATATGAAGATGAATCGTAATTTATAAAGAGCTTTTCTAAAATttatattctttagacatattcatgtatattgttagtatcttgtatatattcatctcgatcctgatacctacggagcctgtgatgacaaacattttctcaactCTAAGACATCCTTTTCCCTAGGGTATAAGctctaaccatacagtatatatgtagTGGTATAAGGTAGGGTTGCCGGTAAtcaatgttgtcaaccggttatTCACCAATAAATACTCGTTTAttatcttccgtcgaatattctcatttatatagatctctcagtTTTGCCCAGATCATTTTATATggttgatgaatcaatttaaATCAGGATTagctacttttaagtacttgcatgtttttgttttgaaaaaaACACGGTTTTAGTCGCAGTGCTGTGACGTCAATGCTGCTAATATTTGCACTCATTTGTTGTCAACCAGGGTATAAACatttgtaattaataaagaccTGGTCTTAGATTTTTTGTctattcatgcatttgattagATTCTTGCTCATAAATCCTGATCCCAGTAACAGTTCTTGGTATCTGTAAGaagaataataatttcaaaatatcgtttaataaaataaataaaagagactgactagtttctgcattaa is a window of Drosophila pseudoobscura strain MV-25-SWS-2005 chromosome 3, UCI_Dpse_MV25, whole genome shotgun sequence DNA encoding:
- the Prp8 gene encoding pre-mRNA-processing-splicing factor 8, translating into MSIPPYMIPQNAWAAQLMAQQAYAAAHAQQAQLHAQQQMANQIQQIPPPGAPLPPASGHSNGIPIPAAGQGQSGLGQIPTPKPDILTEDKLQEKALKWQNLQSKRFAEKRKFGFVDTQKEDMPPEHIRKIIRDHGDMTSRKYRHDKRVYLGALKYMPHAVLKLLENMPMPWEQIRDVQVLYHITGAITFVNEIPWVIEPVYIAQWGTMWIMMRREKRDRRHFKRMRFPPFDDEEPPLDYADNVLDVEPLEAIQIELDNDEDNAVYKWFYDHRPLVDTPYVNGSTYRKWNLSLPQLATLYRLANQLLTDLVDNNFFYLFDPKSFFTAKALNMAIPGGPKFEPLIKDNNVGDEDWNEFNDINKVIIRQPIRTEYRIAFPYLYNNMPHFVHLSWYHTPNVVYIKTEDPDLPAFYFDPLINPISHRNVNSKLQEPLPDDDEDFTLPDEVQPFLQDTPLYTDNTANGIALLWAPRPFNMRSGRSRRAIDVPLVKCWYKEHCPPGHPVKVRVSYQKLLKYYVLNALKHRKPKPQKKRYLFRSFKATKFFQTTTLDWVEAGLQVCRQGYNMLNLLIHRKNLNYLHLDYNFNLKPVKTLTTKERKKSRFGNAFHLCREILRLTKLIIDSHVQYRLNNVDAFQLSDGLQYIFAHVGQLTGMYRYKYKLMRQIRMCKDLKHLIYYRFNTGPVGKGPGCGFWAPGWRVWLFFMRGITPLLERWLGNLLSRQFEGRHSKGVAKTVTKQRVESHFDLELRASVMHDIVDMMPEGIKQNKARTILQHLSEAWRCWKANIPWKVPGLPIPIENMILRYVKMKADWWTNTAHYNRERIRRGATVDKTVCKKNLGRLTRLYLKAEQERQHNYLKDGPYISPEEAVAIYTTTVHWLESRRFAPIPFPPLSYKHDTKLLILALERLKEAYSVKSRLNQSQREELGLIEQAYDNPHEALSRIKRHLLTQRAFKEVGIEFMDLYSHLIPVYEVEPLEKITDAYLDQYLWYEADKRRLFPPWIKPSDTEPPPLLAYKWCQGINNLQEVWDVGEGECNVLLESRFEKLYEKIDLTLLNRLLRLIVDHNIADYMTAKNNVVINYKDMNHTNSYGIIRGLQFSSFITQYYGLVLDLLVLGLHRSSEMAGPPQMPNDFLTFQDAVTETAHPIRLYCRYVDRIHLFFRFSAEEARDLIQRYLTEHPDPNNENIVGYNNKKCWPRDARMRLMKHDVNLGRAVFWDIKNRLPRSVTTIGWESTFVSVYSKDNPNLLFNMSGFECRILPKCRTQNEEFTHRDGVWNLQNEITKERTAQCFLRVDDESLGRFHNRVRQILMASGSTTFTKIVNKWNTALIGLMTYFREAVVNTQELLDLLVKCENKIQTRIKIGLNSKMPSRFPPVVFYTPKELGGLGMLSMGHVLIPQSDLRWSKQTDVGITHFRSGMSHDEDQLIPNLYRYIQPWESEFIDSQRVWAEYALKRQEANAQNRRLTLEDLEDSWDRGIPRINTLFQKDRHTLAYDKGWRIRTEFKQYQVLKQNPFWWTHQRHDGKLWNLNNYRTDMIQALGGVEGILEHTLFKGTYFPTWEGLFWEKASGFEESMKYKKLTNAQRSGLNQIPNRRFTLWWSPTINRANVYVGFQVQLDLTGIFMHGKIPTLKISLIQIFRAHLWQKIHESIVMDLCQVFDQELDALEIETVQKETIHPRKSYKMNSSCADILLFPAYKWNVSRPSLLADTKDTMDNTTTQKYWLDIQLRWGDYDSHDVERYARAKFLDYTTDNMSIYPSPTGILIAIDLAYNLHSAYGNWFPGCKTLIQQAMAKIMKANPALYVLRERIRKALQLYSSEPTEPYLSSQNYGELFSNQIIWFVDDTNVYRVTIHKTFEGNLTTKPINGAIFIFNPRTGQLFLKIIHTSVWAGQKRLGQLAKWKTAEEVAALIRSLPVEEQPKQIIVTRKGMLDPLEVHLLDFPNIVIKGSELQLPFQACLKVEKFGDLILKATEPQMVLFNLYDDWLKTISSYTAFSRLILILRALHVNTERTKIILKPDKTTITEAHHIWPTLTDEEWIKVEVQLKDLILADYGKKNNVNVASLTQSEIRDIILGMEISAPSAQRQQIAEIEKQTKEQNQLTATTTRTTNKHGDEIITSTTSNYETQTFSSKTEWRVRAISATNLHLRTNHIYVSSDDIKETGYTYILPKNILKKFVTISDLRAQIAGYLYGVSPPDNPQVKEIRCIVMPPQWGTHQTINLPNTLPTHQYLKDMEPLGWIHTQPNELPQLSPQDITTHAKIMQENSNWDGEKTIVITCSFTPGSCSLTAYKLTPSGFEWGSKNTDKGNNPKGYLPSHYERVQMLLSNKFLGFFMVPAQSSWNYNFMGVRHDPNMKYELQLANPKEFYHELHRTSHFLLFSNLEDGGDGAGADREDVYA